One Kitasatospora sp. NBC_01266 genomic window carries:
- a CDS encoding acyltransferase family protein has product MAQMPNNSTAAGFRPDIEGLRAVALLAVLAFHAGVPHLAGGFVGVDVFFVISGYLITGQLLREALGTGRIRLAEFYSRRARRLLPSAALVLAAVALAGVWLTAPLRRTDLEYDVLASALSVANWRFVAQQTDYLAAGRDPSPLLHFWSLAVEEQFYLLWAPLLALLAFLMIRQGRRRLRAVLIAVTSLGTAVSLLLALYWTHREVSLAYLGSSSRAWQFGIGALLALLPRHRPPGSPRLRALLNRARALVGWAGAAAIGWSVFGYTAGTPYPGVAALLPTLGAAAVILAGIPGRGTEADAGPVGPGRLLALAAPRALGRLSYNLYLWHWPVLVLAESRLGPLGWPVKVALTAAAALPALATLRWVERPLRRNPVVTELPRRGLSLGLSAVILPVVLALVVGTGTLRLLGPGAPVDLAGLPPGAPDGTSLLLPAPGHSARTIVPSPAQARKDFPPDGACEVPPTATSSPPCLFGGTGGDTASSDRIVLLGDSHAGQWFSAVLAIAAERHWGLEELVKQGCPLPQLTVTNPQLGREYRECDSWRADSLARLQREPKPRLIVVGSLNRYTADDQLLAQAWEQTLTPLRALGVPIVYLTDTPVPGQDVPSCVSGHSADPAACDFPRGQALYPDPLAEAIAAGREPGVRAVSVNSVLCPGSGRSCPAVLQRILLYRDDAHLTNAAVVVLTPRLERLLVDAALVPPQGASAPSPGPGSGSGPDPQGWTQLLRDDFQGPAGSKPSAANWQYDTGTCYPGCPAAQWGTGELETMTDAPANVRLDGQGALEITPTEQNGQWSSGRLESRRDDFAPPPGGVLRIAASIQLPQVSGPAAAGYWPAFWTLGAGLRNGYTGWPGIGELDTLESVDGRASVFGTMHCGTAQGGPCQEPQGLGSGEQPCPQCQSGFHTYAVEVDFSTSPEEVRWYLDGKEYHRVTAAQMDPATWDAAVHHGVFLILDVAMGGGLPAAFGGSVSPATEPGHPMRVKYVSVATRP; this is encoded by the coding sequence ATGGCACAGATGCCGAACAACTCCACGGCGGCGGGCTTCCGCCCCGACATCGAGGGACTGCGCGCGGTGGCGCTGCTGGCCGTCCTCGCCTTCCACGCGGGCGTGCCGCACCTGGCGGGCGGGTTCGTCGGAGTGGACGTCTTCTTCGTGATCTCCGGCTACCTGATCACCGGTCAGCTGCTGCGCGAGGCGCTGGGCACCGGGCGGATCCGGCTGGCCGAGTTCTACTCCCGCCGGGCCCGGCGGCTGCTGCCCTCGGCCGCCCTGGTGCTGGCGGCGGTGGCGCTGGCGGGTGTCTGGCTCACCGCGCCGCTGCGCCGCACCGACCTCGAGTACGACGTGCTGGCCTCGGCGCTCTCGGTGGCCAACTGGCGCTTCGTGGCCCAGCAGACCGACTACCTGGCCGCCGGGCGCGATCCGAGCCCGCTGCTGCACTTCTGGTCGCTCGCCGTCGAGGAGCAGTTCTACCTGCTCTGGGCACCGTTGCTGGCCCTGCTGGCCTTTCTGATGATCCGTCAGGGACGGCGCCGGCTGCGAGCGGTGCTGATCGCGGTCACCTCGCTCGGCACCGCCGTCTCGCTGCTGCTCGCGCTGTACTGGACGCACCGCGAGGTCTCCCTGGCCTATCTCGGATCATCTTCCAGGGCCTGGCAGTTCGGCATCGGCGCGCTGCTGGCGCTGCTGCCCCGGCACCGGCCGCCCGGATCGCCGCGGCTGCGCGCTCTGCTCAACCGGGCTCGGGCGCTGGTCGGTTGGGCGGGTGCGGCGGCGATCGGCTGGTCGGTGTTCGGCTACACCGCCGGCACCCCGTACCCCGGGGTCGCGGCGCTGCTGCCGACGCTCGGCGCGGCGGCGGTGATCCTGGCCGGGATCCCGGGACGGGGCACCGAGGCTGACGCCGGGCCGGTGGGACCCGGCCGGCTGCTGGCGCTGGCCGCGCCGCGTGCGCTGGGCCGGCTCTCATACAACCTCTACCTCTGGCACTGGCCGGTGCTGGTGCTGGCCGAGTCCCGGCTGGGCCCGCTCGGCTGGCCGGTCAAGGTGGCGCTCACCGCCGCCGCCGCGCTGCCCGCGCTGGCCACCCTGCGCTGGGTCGAGCGCCCGCTGCGCCGCAACCCGGTGGTGACCGAACTCCCGCGCCGCGGGCTCTCCCTGGGGCTCAGCGCGGTGATCCTGCCGGTGGTGCTGGCGCTGGTGGTGGGCACCGGCACGCTGCGGCTGCTCGGTCCGGGCGCGCCGGTGGACCTGGCCGGACTGCCGCCGGGCGCCCCCGACGGCACCTCGCTGCTGCTGCCCGCTCCCGGGCACAGCGCGCGGACGATCGTGCCCAGCCCCGCGCAGGCCCGTAAGGACTTCCCGCCGGACGGCGCCTGCGAGGTGCCGCCGACCGCCACCAGCAGCCCGCCCTGCCTCTTCGGCGGCACCGGCGGCGACACCGCGAGCAGCGACCGGATCGTGCTGCTCGGCGACTCGCACGCCGGCCAGTGGTTCTCCGCCGTGCTCGCCATCGCCGCCGAACGGCACTGGGGTCTCGAGGAGTTGGTCAAGCAGGGCTGCCCACTGCCGCAGCTGACGGTGACCAACCCGCAACTGGGCCGCGAGTACCGGGAGTGCGACAGCTGGCGGGCCGACAGCCTGGCCCGGCTGCAGCGCGAGCCCAAACCGCGGCTGATCGTGGTGGGTTCACTCAACCGCTACACGGCGGACGACCAACTGCTCGCCCAGGCCTGGGAGCAGACCCTCACCCCACTGCGCGCGCTCGGCGTGCCGATCGTCTACCTGACCGACACCCCGGTCCCCGGCCAGGACGTCCCGTCCTGCGTCTCCGGCCACAGCGCCGACCCGGCCGCCTGCGACTTCCCACGCGGTCAGGCGCTCTACCCCGACCCGCTGGCGGAGGCGATCGCGGCGGGCCGTGAGCCGGGCGTGCGGGCGGTCTCGGTCAACTCGGTGCTCTGCCCGGGTTCGGGGCGCAGCTGCCCGGCGGTGCTGCAGCGGATCCTGCTCTACCGCGACGACGCGCACCTGACCAACGCGGCCGTGGTGGTGCTCACCCCGCGACTCGAACGGCTGCTGGTGGACGCCGCTCTGGTGCCGCCGCAGGGCGCTTCGGCACCGTCCCCGGGTCCCGGCTCCGGCTCGGGGCCCGACCCGCAGGGCTGGACCCAGCTGCTGCGCGACGACTTCCAGGGCCCGGCCGGCAGTAAGCCCTCGGCTGCGAACTGGCAGTACGACACCGGCACCTGCTACCCGGGCTGCCCCGCCGCCCAGTGGGGCACCGGCGAGCTGGAGACCATGACCGACGCGCCCGCCAACGTCCGGCTGGACGGCCAGGGAGCTCTCGAGATCACACCCACCGAGCAGAACGGGCAGTGGAGTTCGGGACGGCTCGAATCCCGGCGCGACGACTTCGCGCCACCGCCGGGCGGCGTGCTGCGGATCGCGGCCTCGATCCAGCTGCCCCAGGTCAGCGGTCCGGCGGCGGCCGGCTACTGGCCCGCCTTCTGGACCCTCGGCGCGGGCCTGCGCAACGGCTACACCGGCTGGCCCGGCATCGGCGAACTGGACACGCTGGAGTCGGTCGACGGGCGCGCCTCGGTCTTCGGCACCATGCACTGCGGCACCGCGCAGGGCGGCCCCTGCCAGGAGCCGCAGGGGCTGGGGTCGGGCGAGCAGCCCTGCCCGCAGTGCCAGAGCGGCTTCCACACCTATGCGGTGGAGGTGGACTTCTCCACCAGCCCCGAAGAGGTGCGGTGGTACCTGGACGGCAAGGAGTACCACCGGGTGACGGCGGCCCAGATGGATCCGGCGACCTGGGACGCGGCGGTGCACCACGGGG
- a CDS encoding glycosyltransferase family 2 protein: MTDHHLPAPPNDQELYWYFGPQRRWVLLCTSLAFVLTAATMLTFALRTPALWAFLAVLALNVLALLLSSVNSLRSRRLTRQSHEVLVRAWQPAEAPSVDLYLPTCGEPLAVLANAYRAVHRMRWPGELTVWVLDDADRGEVAELAAGFGYRYVVRPDRGRLKKAGNLNHALALGSAEYLAILDADFAPRADFLQHLLPYFADPAIGIVQSPQCFDTDGSMSWIERAAGSAQEWFFRWIQPSRDASDAAICCGSNAVYRRSAIEAAGGFAKLDHSEDMYTGLALYERGFRTLYVPVLLAKGTSPDSLASFVNQQYRWAMGNLHLLTGRDLKRMRAPWRLRFCFYEGIVGYLTTAVNLFAAPLPPLVMMYCYPEQIRPWHVLPLLAPLWLWHVLLPRVSRTRWRVEVIRANVLMSVAAGVAFVHTLRGRSAAWVPTGAGQARPGGLARRVVLVSFGWVGGSLLAAGVGLTLDVATHGWEPNWGLALYLAVQCQIGLPLLRDLLAELRTAPARPRPRALTRPGSRPTTAATEAAVLPRRWPEGLAVTAALALTALLASGWVRPMLPWLG, translated from the coding sequence ATGACCGACCATCACCTTCCGGCGCCACCGAACGACCAGGAGCTCTACTGGTACTTCGGACCGCAGCGCCGGTGGGTCCTGCTCTGCACGTCGCTCGCCTTCGTCCTGACGGCGGCGACCATGCTCACCTTCGCCCTGCGCACACCAGCGCTCTGGGCCTTTCTCGCGGTGCTGGCACTCAACGTGCTGGCGCTGCTGCTCTCCTCGGTGAACAGCCTGCGCTCGCGCCGGCTGACCCGGCAGTCGCACGAGGTCCTGGTGCGGGCCTGGCAGCCCGCCGAGGCGCCGAGCGTCGACCTCTACCTGCCCACCTGCGGCGAGCCGCTGGCGGTGCTCGCCAACGCCTACCGCGCCGTCCACCGGATGCGCTGGCCGGGCGAGTTGACCGTCTGGGTGCTGGACGACGCCGATCGCGGCGAAGTCGCCGAGCTGGCCGCCGGGTTCGGCTACCGCTACGTGGTCCGACCGGATCGCGGCCGGCTGAAGAAGGCCGGCAACCTCAACCACGCGCTGGCGCTCGGCTCGGCCGAGTACCTCGCCATCCTGGACGCCGACTTCGCCCCGCGCGCGGACTTCCTGCAGCACCTGCTGCCGTACTTCGCCGACCCGGCGATCGGCATCGTGCAGAGTCCGCAGTGCTTCGACACCGACGGCTCGATGAGCTGGATCGAGCGCGCGGCCGGCTCCGCGCAGGAGTGGTTCTTCCGCTGGATCCAGCCCTCCCGGGACGCCAGCGACGCGGCGATCTGCTGCGGCAGCAACGCGGTCTACCGGCGCAGCGCGATCGAGGCGGCCGGCGGCTTCGCCAAACTCGACCACAGCGAGGACATGTACACCGGACTCGCGCTCTACGAGCGGGGTTTCCGCACGCTCTACGTGCCGGTGCTGCTCGCCAAGGGCACCTCGCCGGACAGCCTGGCCTCGTTCGTCAACCAGCAGTACCGGTGGGCGATGGGCAACCTGCACCTGCTCACCGGCCGGGACCTGAAGCGGATGCGGGCGCCCTGGCGGCTGCGGTTCTGCTTCTACGAAGGCATCGTCGGCTACCTGACCACGGCGGTGAACCTGTTCGCCGCCCCGCTGCCGCCGCTGGTGATGATGTACTGCTACCCGGAGCAGATCCGCCCCTGGCACGTGCTGCCGCTGCTCGCCCCGCTCTGGCTCTGGCACGTGCTGCTGCCCCGGGTGAGCCGGACCCGCTGGCGGGTGGAGGTGATCCGGGCCAACGTGCTGATGAGCGTGGCCGCCGGCGTCGCCTTCGTGCACACGCTGCGCGGCCGCAGCGCCGCCTGGGTGCCGACCGGCGCCGGGCAGGCCAGGCCGGGTGGGCTGGCCAGGCGGGTGGTGCTGGTCTCGTTCGGCTGGGTCGGCGGCTCGCTGCTGGCCGCGGGCGTGGGCCTGACGCTGGACGTGGCGACGCACGGCTGGGAGCCCAACTGGGGCCTGGCGCTGTACCTGGCGGTGCAGTGCCAGATCGGGCTGCCGCTGCTGCGCGACCTGCTGGCGGAACTGCGCACGGCACCGGCCCGCCCCCGACCCCGGGCGCTGACCCGGCCGGGTAGCCGGCCGACCACCGCCGCCACCGAGGCGGCCGTGCTGCCCCGACGCTGGCCCGAGGGCCTGGCGGTGACCGCCGCGCTCGCCCTGACCGCGCTGCTGGCCTCCGGCTGGGTCCGCCCGATGCTGCCCTGGCTGGGCTGA
- a CDS encoding rodlet layer protein — protein MLKKVLAGTGIAVASLAALAAPAMAIGDSDGSAASVSGSGGTNATGTTGNQSPAYHTADNLNLCLPEVHHVQVGVLVPVQVDVPIANQQQHQICNVGQTTQANGDGALLSHAIG, from the coding sequence ATGCTCAAGAAGGTTCTGGCGGGTACCGGGATCGCCGTCGCGTCGCTGGCCGCCCTGGCCGCCCCGGCGATGGCGATCGGCGATTCGGACGGCTCGGCGGCCTCGGTCTCCGGCAGCGGCGGCACCAACGCGACCGGCACCACGGGCAACCAGAGCCCCGCGTACCACACCGCCGACAACCTGAACCTCTGCCTGCCCGAGGTGCACCACGTGCAGGTCGGCGTGCTGGTCCCGGTCCAGGTGGACGTGCCGATCGCCAACCAGCAGCAGCACCAGATCTGCAACGTGGGCCAGACCACCCAGGCCAACGGCGACGGCGCGCTGCTCTCGCACGCGATCGGCTGA
- a CDS encoding TetR family transcriptional regulator encodes MSHTVGVRAAQKEQSRRALLDAGLRLLEHQNLSGLGVREVTREAGLSPAGFYRHFRDLDELGVVLVTESLQSLHLMIRKILAGQGEAEELIDGTISVIARHVREHRAHIRFLARERHGGVRRVREAIAAEFATFTEETAAALGTQPQSADWSAEDLRMLAGLYVEHLVATAAAFLEAPDEPPAAARAAEQRIAALARDQLRLISLGRRHWPTAPQD; translated from the coding sequence GTGAGTCACACCGTCGGAGTCAGAGCCGCCCAGAAGGAGCAGAGCCGCCGCGCCCTGCTGGACGCGGGCCTGCGACTGCTCGAGCACCAGAACCTCAGCGGCCTGGGCGTCCGGGAGGTGACCCGGGAGGCCGGGCTCTCGCCGGCCGGCTTCTACCGCCACTTCCGCGACCTGGACGAACTCGGGGTAGTGCTGGTCACCGAGTCGTTGCAGAGCCTGCATCTGATGATCCGCAAGATCCTGGCCGGCCAGGGCGAGGCCGAGGAACTGATCGACGGGACGATCTCGGTGATCGCCCGGCACGTGCGCGAGCACCGGGCGCACATCCGCTTCCTGGCCCGCGAGCGGCACGGCGGGGTGCGGCGGGTGCGCGAGGCGATCGCGGCCGAGTTCGCGACCTTCACCGAGGAGACCGCCGCCGCGCTCGGCACCCAGCCGCAGAGCGCCGACTGGAGTGCCGAGGACCTGCGGATGCTGGCCGGGCTCTACGTGGAGCACCTGGTGGCGACCGCCGCCGCGTTCCTGGAAGCCCCAGACGAACCGCCCGCCGCCGCGCGCGCCGCCGAGCAGCGGATCGCGGCGCTGGCCCGCGACCAGCTGCGCCTGATCAGCCTGGGCCGCCGCCACTGGCCGACCGCGCCGCAGGACTGA
- a CDS encoding DUF4190 domain-containing protein — translation METGTLTREADGMAVASFVLGLIGLLLFNVVFGPLALVLGSLALLRGTARRGRALLGLALGAGDLIVLAATLAASHGSIWRIG, via the coding sequence ATGGAAACTGGGACGCTGACCCGCGAGGCGGACGGGATGGCCGTCGCCTCGTTCGTCCTGGGCCTGATCGGCCTGCTGCTCTTCAATGTGGTCTTCGGGCCGCTGGCCCTGGTGCTCGGTTCGCTCGCACTGCTGCGCGGCACCGCCCGGCGCGGGCGCGCGCTGCTCGGCCTCGCGCTCGGCGCCGGCGACCTGATCGTGCTCGCCGCGACGCTGGCCGCCAGCCACGGTTCGATCTGGCGGATCGGCTGA
- a CDS encoding SGNH/GDSL hydrolase family protein, with translation MADHLETLDLISSYVALGDSFTEGLNDPRPDGGFAGWADRLAALLADRRPEGEFRYANLAVRGRLLDQVVTEQVPQVRRIQPDLVTFCAGGNDILRPGSDPDEVAERFEQAVVQLRESAGTVLICTGFDTRGVPVLKHLRGKIATYNVHLRAIADRNDCAVADLWSLRPLQGRPAWSEDRLHLSPEGHQRVALLAARALGLPTEEDPAAPWPAEHQHTPAEQRRENLQWAKEYLLPWVGRRLRGESSGDHVEAKRPDLLPL, from the coding sequence ATGGCTGACCATCTGGAGACCCTTGACCTCATCAGCTCCTACGTGGCCCTCGGCGACAGTTTCACCGAAGGCCTGAACGACCCGCGCCCGGACGGCGGTTTCGCCGGCTGGGCCGACCGCCTGGCCGCGCTGCTGGCCGACCGGCGGCCGGAGGGCGAGTTCCGCTACGCCAACCTCGCGGTGCGCGGACGGCTGCTCGACCAGGTCGTCACCGAGCAGGTCCCCCAGGTCCGGCGGATCCAGCCGGACCTGGTGACCTTCTGCGCCGGCGGCAACGACATCCTGCGTCCGGGCAGCGACCCGGACGAGGTCGCCGAGCGCTTCGAGCAGGCCGTCGTGCAGCTGCGCGAGTCGGCCGGAACGGTGCTGATCTGCACCGGCTTCGACACCCGCGGCGTACCGGTGCTGAAGCACCTGCGCGGCAAGATCGCGACCTACAACGTGCACCTGCGGGCGATCGCGGACCGCAACGACTGCGCGGTGGCCGACCTCTGGTCGCTGCGCCCGCTGCAGGGCCGGCCGGCCTGGAGCGAGGACCGGCTGCACCTCTCCCCCGAGGGGCACCAGCGGGTCGCGCTGCTCGCCGCCCGCGCACTGGGGCTGCCCACCGAGGAGGACCCGGCCGCGCCGTGGCCCGCCGAGCACCAGCACACCCCCGCCGAACAGCGCCGGGAGAACCTGCAGTGGGCGAAGGAGTACCTGCTGCCCTGGGTGGGCCGACGGCTGCGCGGCGAGTCCTCGGGCGACCACGTGGAGGCCAAGCGGCCCGACCTGCTGCCGCTCTGA
- a CDS encoding DUF427 domain-containing protein — MPAAYWNGQLIAESDDTVVVEQNHYFPLSAVRPEYLADSSSTTFCPWKGTANYYTLVVDGERNEDAVWYYADPSPEAEQIRGRVAFWHGVEVRV, encoded by the coding sequence ATGCCCGCCGCCTACTGGAACGGCCAGTTGATCGCCGAGAGCGACGACACCGTGGTCGTCGAGCAGAACCACTACTTCCCGCTGAGCGCCGTGCGGCCCGAGTACCTGGCCGACTCGTCGAGCACCACCTTCTGCCCGTGGAAGGGCACCGCGAACTACTACACGCTGGTGGTGGACGGCGAGCGCAACGAGGACGCGGTCTGGTACTACGCCGATCCGAGCCCCGAGGCCGAGCAGATCCGCGGCCGGGTCGCCTTCTGGCACGGCGTCGAGGTCCGCGTCTGA
- a CDS encoding SDR family NAD(P)-dependent oxidoreductase yields the protein MSAVLNNQSVLAGRTALVTGASSGIGWESARLLAEHGATVLLHARTVEDGERAVDRLVREAGIPGERLRSYAADFTTLAEVDGLAEAVATAVPALDLLINNAAVMAPERCTLSADGNEVSFQVNFLAAHLLAKLLRAPLAASGAARIVNVSSSLHRTASMNWNDPNRTKKYSRVAAYAQSQLALTMATGDMAPADSGITAVSVNPGLCDTALLPLYGRVGAPAAEGAAAVVRLCLPDFRLTQGAYYDGGDIAATAPAAQEERSQRRLAKLTDLLVTRA from the coding sequence ATGTCCGCTGTCCTGAACAACCAGTCCGTCCTCGCCGGCCGCACCGCCCTGGTCACCGGAGCCTCCTCCGGCATCGGCTGGGAGAGCGCCCGACTGCTGGCCGAGCACGGCGCCACCGTGCTGCTGCACGCGCGCACCGTCGAAGACGGCGAGCGGGCCGTCGACCGACTGGTCCGTGAAGCAGGCATCCCGGGTGAGCGACTGCGCAGCTACGCCGCCGACTTCACCACCCTGGCCGAGGTCGACGGGCTGGCCGAGGCGGTGGCCACCGCCGTTCCGGCGCTCGACCTGCTGATCAACAACGCCGCCGTGATGGCCCCCGAGCGCTGCACCCTCTCGGCGGACGGCAACGAGGTCTCGTTCCAGGTGAACTTCCTGGCCGCGCACCTGCTCGCCAAGCTGCTGCGGGCCCCGCTCGCCGCCTCCGGAGCGGCCCGGATCGTCAACGTCTCCTCCTCGCTGCACCGCACCGCCTCGATGAACTGGAACGACCCGAACCGGACCAAGAAGTACTCCCGGGTCGCCGCCTACGCCCAGTCCCAGCTGGCCCTGACCATGGCCACCGGAGACATGGCCCCGGCGGACTCCGGCATCACCGCCGTCAGCGTCAACCCCGGGCTGTGCGACACCGCGCTGCTGCCGCTCTACGGCCGGGTCGGCGCGCCCGCCGCCGAGGGTGCGGCAGCCGTGGTCCGGCTCTGCCTGCCCGACTTCCGGCTCACCCAGGGCGCGTACTACGACGGCGGCGACATCGCGGCCACCGCCCCGGCCGCCCAGGAGGAGCGCTCGCAGCGCCGCCTGGCCAAGCTCACCGACCTGCTGGTCACCCGCGCCTGA
- a CDS encoding DUF2254 domain-containing protein, with the protein MRGGAYLQADWRREKLRTNLWLVPAVQALLAVLLFAATTALDRAAYDGRFTLATWVLAGTADGARQILTTIAAAIITVVGLVFSITIVALTLASTQFGPRMLRNFIRDRGTQLALGAFVATFCYTVLVLVVISPGPHGDFVPHLSITVALGLTGVDLAVLIYFINHIATMIQLPQVIAGIATDLARAIEAQGGEDQGAPEHGDFGPDREKLLALVSSRGAAIPTAASGYLQYISHQHLLRIATEADVVIHLPHRPGHFLVQGHPLMVVWPAENAERVARELRRGQITGPYRTLTQDISFGVDQLVEIAIRALSPAVNDTFTALTCIDWLSDCLCRINHSWHPQRVHRDRAGRIRLIAYQADYDRLVQRAFEKIRQCSGAMPAVMIRQLEALGKVMEQTGRPERRAVLLEQGVMIWRLCESTVPEAADRADVRRRYEALRAGALTPDQPASTTRASAARTMVAPAQRKPYSTARRSRPRTSTWRGSAGS; encoded by the coding sequence ATGCGCGGCGGGGCGTACCTGCAGGCCGACTGGCGGCGGGAGAAGCTGCGGACCAACCTGTGGCTGGTGCCGGCGGTCCAGGCGCTGCTCGCCGTGCTGCTCTTCGCCGCGACCACCGCGTTGGACCGGGCCGCCTACGACGGGCGGTTCACGCTCGCCACCTGGGTGCTGGCCGGTACGGCCGACGGTGCCCGGCAGATCCTCACCACGATCGCCGCGGCCATCATCACCGTGGTCGGCCTGGTCTTCTCGATCACCATCGTGGCCCTGACCCTGGCCTCCACCCAGTTCGGCCCCCGGATGCTGCGCAACTTCATCCGGGACCGGGGCACCCAGCTGGCGCTCGGCGCCTTCGTGGCCACCTTCTGCTACACGGTGCTGGTGCTGGTGGTGATCAGTCCCGGTCCGCACGGCGACTTCGTCCCGCATCTGTCGATCACCGTCGCGCTCGGCCTGACCGGGGTCGACCTCGCGGTGCTGATCTACTTCATCAACCACATCGCCACCATGATCCAGCTGCCGCAGGTGATCGCCGGGATCGCCACCGACCTGGCCCGCGCGATCGAGGCCCAGGGCGGCGAGGACCAAGGCGCCCCCGAGCACGGCGACTTCGGGCCCGACCGGGAGAAGCTGCTGGCCCTGGTCAGCTCGCGCGGCGCCGCGATACCGACCGCGGCCAGCGGCTACCTGCAGTACATCAGCCACCAGCACCTGCTGCGGATCGCCACCGAGGCCGACGTGGTGATCCATCTGCCGCACCGGCCGGGGCACTTCCTGGTCCAGGGTCATCCGCTGATGGTGGTCTGGCCCGCCGAGAACGCCGAGCGGGTGGCCCGCGAGCTGCGTCGCGGCCAGATCACCGGCCCCTACCGCACGCTCACCCAGGACATCTCGTTCGGCGTGGACCAGCTGGTGGAGATCGCCATCCGGGCCCTGTCACCCGCCGTCAACGACACCTTCACCGCCCTGACCTGCATCGACTGGCTCAGTGACTGCCTCTGCCGGATCAACCACAGCTGGCACCCGCAGCGCGTGCACCGCGACCGCGCCGGCCGGATCAGGCTGATCGCCTACCAGGCGGACTACGACCGGCTGGTCCAGCGCGCCTTCGAGAAGATCCGCCAGTGCTCCGGCGCGATGCCTGCCGTGATGATCCGTCAACTGGAGGCGCTGGGGAAGGTGATGGAGCAGACCGGGCGGCCCGAGCGCCGGGCGGTGCTGCTGGAGCAGGGCGTGATGATCTGGCGGCTGTGCGAGTCGACGGTGCCCGAGGCGGCGGACCGGGCCGATGTCCGGCGGCGCTACGAGGCGCTCCGTGCCGGGGCGCTGACACCCGATCAGCCGGCCAGCACGACCAGGGCGAGCGCGGCCAGGACGATGGTGGCGCCCGCGCAGAGGAAGCCGTACTCGACGGCGCGGCGCTCCCGGCCCAGGACCAGCACCTGGCGCGGGTCGGCCGGGTCGTAG